The genomic segment GGGGAGGATGGGCTGATTTCGACATCGGCACTGGAACTATTTGAAGTTTCTGCGGGGATTTCGATCGGCGAATGCGGGGGCTTCGTGAACAAGGAGGCTGTGTTCGCGCCGCTCCTACGGGGCTCCGGAGATTTTTTGGGGCAGCCGACCCAGGACTTCGTCCTGGGCTAGTATCCTGCCGCCCCTATGGGGCTATGAGTGACGCTGCGTGCAGATGTGGCCTTCTGTAAGCTCGTCTTCATTCCCTACGCAAGTTGCGGGACGCGAGTGAGGCTGCTCAGAGTGACAAGTCAATTATTGGAGCCGAAATTCAGGCGGGGGCTAAAGCCCCGGTCCAACCTGTGGAGTGGCATACGGGCTGCCTGAAGGCAGCCCCTGATACGAAGCGCACTCGCTGAGTGTTCTTCCGCACACTGTAGAGTCATGCCCTGATGCAAGGCCTCCCACCCACGGATACATCTGCCGTAGTTCAGCTCCAGGGCTCGGCACGACAGGGTGTTCGGAGTGCATGCTCTAGACTGCTTGCATGCTCTTGCGACGAGTTCTGTTTTCATTCTTATCGATCGTTGCTGTATCGGGGGCCGCGTTCGCGGCTTCGCGGAAGGCTGCGCCGCTGCTTGTGATGTATGTATTTCCGCAGAATGCTGCGCTGACTGCGGGACAGGTGGATGCGCACAGCATGACGCGCATCAACTATGCGTTCGCCAATATCGAGGGCGGGCGCGTCGTGACGGGGTTCTCGCATGACGCGGAGAACTTCGCGTTTTTGACGGCGCTGCGCAAGGAGAATCCTGAGCTCAAGGTGCTGGTGTCGGTGGGCGGGTGGCTGTGGTCGTGCAACTTCTCCGATGCGGCTCTCACAAAGGAGAGTCGCGCGCGGTTTATCGATTCCGCGGCGGAATTCATTGCGCAGAATCAGCTTGATGGGCTGGATATCGACTGGGAGTATCCGGCGAGGCGAGGCGCGGGTTATTCCAAAGACTGCCACCAGAATCCCGGTGGGAGCGACTTCCGGCCTGAGGACACGCAGAACTTCACGGCGCTGCTGGGCGAGTTGCGGGCGCGATTCGATGTTGAATCGAAGAAGAACGGAAGGCGGCTCCTGCTCACGCTTGCGGCGGGGGCATCGCCGGCGTGGCTTGAGCATACGGAGATGAACAAGGTTGCGCGCGCGGTGGATACGGTGAACCTGATGGCGTATGACTACTACGAGCCGGGCAGCGAGCCGACTACGGGACATCATGCCGCGCTGTATACAAATCCCAACGATCCCAAGAAGGAGTCGGGGGATGCGTCTGTGCGCGCGTTTGAGAAGGCCGGCGTGCCTGCGGACAAGCTCGTGCTGGGTGTTCCTTTCTATGGGCACGCGTGGGGAGATGTGCCGGCGACGGCGAATGGTTTGTATCAGCCGGGCAAGCCCGCGCCCAATGTTTATGCGCAGTTCGGCGCGATTCAATCGTCGATGATTGGGCATGGGTATACGCGGTTCTGGGATCCGGTAGCAAAGGTGCCGTATCTCTATAACGCGGAGACGCGCACGTTTGTGTCGTATGAGGATCCGGAGTCGCTCAAGGGTAAGTGCGCGTATGTGCATGAGAAGAAGCTGGCGGGGATGATGGTGTGGGATCTGGAGAGCGATGACGCGGAGGGAACGCTGCTGAAGGCGCTGAATGCTTGTCTGCGGGACGGACAGAAGTAAAAGCAAAGGCAACGGCAACCGCAGATCCCTCGACTTCGCTCCGGATGACACCTCTTTGGGAGAGCAGACCTGGTGTGGCAAGCGCAGACCGGGTTGGGGTTCAGTGGTTTCCCACCCTGTCGACGGAAAAAATCGACAGGATGGGGCAGGGGAAGTTTCGCGTTGAACGAAGGGCCGGACGGTCAGAAAGGAAATCAGAGATGCAGAACGGAATGGTGACGACATTTGTGCGCGCGACGCGCGAGATGCTGCTGGAGCAGTCGTGGCCGCGGCTGCGGACTTGCGTGGAGTCGCTGACGGATGAGCAGATCTGGTGGCGGCCCAATTCGTCGAGCAACAGCATTGGGAACCTGGTGCTGCATCTGAACGGGAATGTGACGCAGTGGATCATCGGTTCGTTCGCGCATGCGGATGATCGCCGCGACCGGCCTGCGGAGTTCAGCCGGACGGAGGGGATTGGGCGCGAGGAGCTGGTGAAGACGCTGGCTACAACGATGGAGCGCGTGGCTGCGGTGCTGAATGATTTGACGGAAGACGATCTGCTGAAGAGGTATGACATTCAGGGCTACAACACGACCGGGCTCGAGGCGATCTATCACGTGACGGAGCACTTTGCGCTGCACTATGGGCAGATTGCTTACATCACGAAGATGCTGAGCGATCGGGATCTGGGGTTTTATCGGGAGCTGAACAAGACGGGGCGGATTGAGCATAGCGGGCCGGCGCGGCCTTGAGCTTTGGAACCGACGAGCGGCGCTTTGCGTAATTCATCACAAGGCCGGAGAGGTCGGTACGCGAGGTTGTGATGATCAAGTTTCTGCTGTGGTGCATTCTGTTTGTGCTGTGCTGGCCGCTGGCGCTGGCGGCGCTTGTGCTCTACCCCATTGTATGGCTGTTGTTGCTTCCCTTCCGGCTGGTGGGGATTGCCGTGGGTGGAGCGCTGGAGCTGGTGGGCGCGATTATTTTCCTTCCGGCGCGGGTTCTGCGGGCGATTTGAATGGTGGCATTGGGCCGCCCCTCCCTCGGGGGCTAAAGCCCCGGTTCAACCGGTGAAGCGGCATGCGGGCTGCCTGAAGGCAGCCCCTGATACAAGACCTGTTCAATCAGAAATTCTCAGCAAGCTGCGAATTCGTGCCCGTTCATTTCTCGCCTTCCAAGGTGCACTTCCTGGAAGCGACGTCCCTACGGGACTCCCATCTCCTTGGCCGGTTTCCCCACGCTGAAGCGCGGGGCTAACAAACTCTGCGCCTCCGGCGCGCTTATCAAGGCATTTCTTAAGCGGCGGCGGAACATCGCTGCGGGGCCGTTCGCGCTTTGTCCTAACCCTGCCTGATTTAGACTGCTCGAAAGAACTGAATGCCATTTTCCCGGCGGACGTGCGGGACACGAGTTCGCCCGTGGAGGAATTTCGTGAGTCGTCGCGCTCTGTTCCCGGCCGCTCTGCTGGTGACTGTTCTGGCCGGTTCGGCTTCCGCTCAAAACGGGATTCCACTTACGGTGGAGAAGATTTACGCGCATGGGCCACTGGCCGGGACTCCGCCGGAGGGACTGACCTGGTCTCCGGATGGGAAGCATTTGACCTATCTGGATGGGGGCGAGCTGATCGATCTGGACCCAGGGAGCGGGAAGCCGCACGTGCTGGTGAGCCGGTCGAAGCTGGCGGCGCTCTCGGGCTCGCAGGCGAGCGAACAGGATAAGGATCATCGGGACCGCTACAAGATGGCCAGCTACATCTGGGCTCCGGACGCGAAGCATCTGCTATTCGATTCGAACGGGCGGCTGTGGCTCTATGACCTGGGGAACGGCATCGGGGTACAGGTGGGGTATACGGATGCGGCTTCGGGCGACGATCCGAAGTTTTCACCGAACGGCGAGACGATTTCGTTTGTGCGGAATCATGGGCTGAGCATCGTGCGGCCGCGCGACTACGGCAATGCTGGAGCGTATCCCATTGCGAATGCGCCGAATCCGACGACGATGAACGGCGAAGTGGATTGGGTGTACCAGGAGGAGCTCGACGTACGGAGCAACTACTTCTGGTCGCCGGACTCGAAGAACGTTGCGTTTCTGCAGATGAACGAGACGGAGGTGCCGCTGTATCCGATCACGGACTGGATTCCGATGCACGCGACGGTGGACATGCAGCACTATCCGCAGCCGGGCGATCCCAATCCCGAGGTGCGGATTGGCGTGGTGGGCACGAGCGGCGGGCGCATTAATTGGATCCACATGCCGATCAAGGGCGGGCAGGATTATGTGCCGCGCTTTGGATGGGTGGACCGGCACACGCTGTGGATGGAGACGGTTCTGCGCGACCATCAGCACCGGTATATCGACTTCGTCGACCTGGGGAACGGGCAGGCGCGACAGGTTATCGAGATCACCGACGATAAGTTTCTCGACGAGAACTACGACGTGAATGTGGCGGATGGGGTCATCGTTCTCTCGAACTGGAAGGATGGGCACAACCACCTGTACCTGTATCACTACGATGCGCACAATCCGATGGCGGGGGGAGCGCCGGAGGTGAAGCAGCTTACGTCGGGCAACTGGGATGTTACGGCGGTGTCGCTTGTGGATGCGGCGAAGAAGGTTGTGTACTACACGTCGAATGAGTCGGGCGCGATGGAGCAGCAGTTGTGGCAGGTGGGTTTCGACGGGCAGAGGAAGCAGTTGACCACGGGCGCGGGGTATCACGAGCCGAACTTTTCTCCGAACGGCGCAGCGTTCGTGGACCACTACTCGAGCATGATGACGCCGCCGCAGTTGAGCTTGTGCCAGACGGGCGGGCAGTGCCATGTGTTCTGGTCGAATCGCGCGCTGGAGCCCTACAGGTTGCGGGAGCCTGAAACGGTGGAAGTGAAGGCTAAGGATGGGTCGACGCTCTATGGGGATATTCTGCTGCCGGCGGGGCAGATGCTGCCCGCCGGGCAGACGGCGGCGGCTTCAGTGCCGCTGATTGTGAATCCGTATGGCGGCCCGGGCATTCAGAACGTTACGAACAAGTGGAGCGACTCGCTGCTGTTTGATGAGCTGCTGGCGCAGCATGGGTTTGCGGTGCTGCACGTGGATAATCGGGGATCGGCGAACAGGGGCCGCGATTTTGCGCAGGCGGCGTATCACAACTTTGGGCCGGTGCAACTGGAGGATCAGCTTGCGGCGGTGGATGCGGTGCTGGCGAAGTATCCGCAGCTGGACAAGAACCGGCTGGGGTGGTGGGGCTGGAGCTGGGGCGGCAGCTTTACGCTGTACGCGATGACGCACTCGGACCGGTTCAAGGCCGGGGTGGCGGTGGCTCCAGTTACCGATTGGCATAATTACGATTCGATCTATACTGAGCGGTACATGAGCCAGCCCTCTGAGTTCCCCGCCGGCTATAAGGATTTTTCGGTGGTGAACTCGGCAGCGAACCTGAAGGGCAAGCTGCTACTGGTGCATGGTACGGGCGATGACAACGTACATATGGAGAACACGGTGCAGTTCATCCAGAAGCTGATTGAGGCGGGCGAGCCGTACGATCTGCAGCTTTATCCGCGGAAGACGCACTCGATCGCCGGGCCGGATGTCCGCACACACCTTTTTAACCGCATTTTGGGCCATTTTGAGCAGTACCTCAAATAAGGGGAACACTCAGCGGAAATGACAAAATCGGACCCACCTGGACGAGGCAGCGAACGAGCTCGGAACCAACTGCGGCGGCTGGAACAATCGCTTCTCGATTTAGCGGTGCGCCGCGATGGGGATCGGCTGCGGCAGCTTCTGTCGGACGATTTTCTGGAGTTTGGTTCTTCGGGGCGGGTGTGGACGCGCAAGTCGATCATCGACATGCTGGCCACCGAGACGAACTTCTTCCCGCCCGCTATTGAGGAGTTCGAGTGCACGTTTCTGTCAGAGAAGGTGGCGCTGGTCACCTACCGGACGGTACGGACGGATGCGAAGACGGGCGAGCGGCTGAGCAGCCTGCGCAGCTCGGTGTGGACGCGGCAGAATGGCGAGTGGCGGATGCGGTTCCACCAGGGGACGCGGACGGGGTAGAAGCAGGGACAAAGGGACAAGGGACAGAGGGACAGAAGGCGGGGACTTCAACTCGCTTCAGCGATCGGTGCGGCCGAGCTCAGTCTTTGACCGGCAGCCCTGCGGAGCGGAGGATCGCGAGGAGGCGGTCGGGGGTGGCGGCTAGCTCGGCGGAGAAGGCGGCGGCGCGGCTCCACTGGAAGACGAGCTGGTCTTTGGGCGCCATGCCGTAGAGGGGCGCGAGCTTTGCCGGCGAGTCGGAGGGGCGGCCGGTGTCCCAGTCCTTGTTCAGGTCATCGAGGAGAGCGCGGTCGCGATCGGCGATGCTGCAGATGAGTTGCTGCGCGGAGTTGTGGTCGAGGCGGCTGGTGGCGGCGGTCTTTTGGATGATGGACTCGCGATCGAAGAGGGCGTCGAGATAGCGGACGCTGAGTTGGAGAGCGGCGAAGTCGGCTTCGTTCTTTTTCACGGCGGGCTGCACTTGCGCGAGGAGTTCGCGGATGTGCGGGAACGGGTTTACCGGCTGTATGCGAGTTTTGAGCGCGGTGGCGAGTTCGGCTTCCGAGCTGAAGGGGACGGGGAGACGCGATTTGAGCGGCATGGAGTCGGAGTTTCCGTAGAGGGGCGCGGCGTCGTAGAGGAGCTTGAAGGCTTCGGACCAGTGCTCGTTACCCTGCGCCCCATAGTGGCGTTCGACGAAGCGCTGGAAGGCGGAGGCACGCGCGGTTGCCGAGCCGTGGTTGAAGGCGACTGCTGCGTAGGCGAAACCGTCCCAGAGCGAGTTCTGGATGTAACGGCTGGGGACCCAGTTGGTGAGCACGGCGCCGAGGGATGCGGGGTTGCCGGAGGCGAGATATACGTCGGCGAAGGCGTCGATGTTGCCGAGCTGGCTGGTGCCGGGGCGGGGTCCCCAGCGATAGCTGATGAGGCCGGGCGCGCCGATGCCGCGGGAGCCGTTGGCGCGGACGCGGTCGAGGGATTTTCGGAACGGGGCGGGGTCGGTGTCCCAGTAGTTCCAGTCCATGATGACGATGCGCTTGTCGAGGCGGGGCAGGATGTCGGGCTGCTTGCCGAGGACGTAGTCGCCCCAGACGATGAAGGTTTTGCCGTGGGACTGCGCGAGTTTGTTGAGCTGGTTGAGCCAGTCAGCCCATATATCGGCGCGGGTGCGGGTTTGAAGGGCTTTGCGCGAGAGAGCCGATCCGCCCCAGTTCACCTCGTCGCAGCCGCCGTGCAGGTACTGCGACGGGAAGATGGAGGCGACTTCGCGGAAGAGCTTTTCGAAGAGCTGCGGTGTTTCAGGATGGACGGGGATGATGCCGGTGAATTCGGCGGAGCCGTGCGGGTCGTCGTCGAGCAGGTGCTTGTATGCGGGCGAACGCGTGATGTAGCCGGTGTGGCCGAAGGCTTCGATTTCAGGCTGCAGGTCGACGCCACGGGTGCGGCCGTACGTCGCGAGGGCGTGCAGCTCATCGGGCGAGAAGGCGTGCGGGTGGGTGATGAGACTGGGCACGGAGGCGAAGCGGAGCGCGGTGCCCTGGTCGTCGGTGAGGCGGAACTGGAGGGTGTTGAGTTCCCAGTCAGAGCAGAAGTCGAGGACGCGGCGGTAGTACGCGAGGTTTTCAGGGACGCGTGCGGCGTCGACCATGAGGCCGCGGATCTTTTCTTTGGTCTCAGACGAGCGGGTAGGTTGAGCCCACATCTTTGTGCGGCTAGTGGCGGCGGCGAGTGCGGCGGCGGCCTGGAGGAATTGTCGGCGAGTGCGGGAGCCCACGGTCATTGGGGCCATGATACGGCACCTGCAGTACGGGCGACTGCGGCTTCGCCGGGGAGCCGGGTGCAGTTGTGGTATCCGGGCTTGAGCAAAATCGAATGGGATTTCGATGGGGGTCAAAGCGCCTCTCGTCGTAAATTAGTGACATCAGAGGCTGGACGCGCGTCAAATAGACGCAGTGTGCTGATCGCAAGTCGCGATGAAGGTGCAAAGCGAATCCTTGACGACACTATCTCTCTTCGGCGCGGACTATTTTCCGAAAGCCTGGCAGATGTGTGCCGTCGCGCGTTCAAGGAAGTCGATCTGGAATCGTTGCGCGGTCGCGTGCATTGGACTGGCAATTGCGGTCGCTTTGTGGGGATTCGCTTACAGGCTTTCCCGTTATGATCTTCACCCCAACGCGACATCGCGCGCATCCGTCGCGAAGCTTTGGGACAAGCACCAGGATTTGGCGCGGGCGTCGGCCCAGGCCGGCACTTCAGAAAAGACACAGGTTCAACTCAGCGCACTGGCAGCGCTTCTGGCTCTGCACGGCGCGCGCGAACCGCAAATAGCCAGGTTCAGCCCTGCACCGGCACAGCAGTGCGTTCCGGGCGCGTCAAGTTCCTCCCCGGTTCCTCTTCGTTCACCTCCCATGGGTTCCTTCCTCGCTTAGCTCGATCGCGCTTCGGTCCTGCCGCGCTCGTTAGCGCGTCAATCGAAGCAAAATCGCGTGCGGAAACGAACTCATTCGAGGAGCCCTCCTATGCATGGCAATGGCAGTACTCTCGGAGCGACATCTCCGAAAACACCGGAGTGTATGGCTTCCACGTCCAGTGACATTGAATCGAAGATCTCACTACCGGAACCGAAAATGAAGCGTGGAGCTACCCATGTGCTCTCCGTGGGAAGGCTGGAGCATGAAGCCATCCTGCGCGAGGCGCCAGGCGATCTGTCGCAGTTCACCATCTCTCATGCGAGCGACTATCGGGAATTGTGGAGCCTATCCAAGGGGAGCCAATATCAGGCGGTGGTGTTCCACAACAGCCTATGCTCGTTCGAACTGGAAGAGGCCGCTCGCCTGGTTCGAAGCCGTTGGCCGGCAGCGAAGATCGTGATTATCCGCTCGGGGGAAATCTCTCTGGACGACCCTCTTTATGACTATCGGCTGGCACCGCACACAAATCCGAGCACGCTGATCTCAGTCCTTTCGGAGCTTACTCGCCGGAGCAAAGGGAGGACGCGACAAAATGCAGCCTGATTACGGGAGCATCTCCAATTCCGCAATGATCGCTGGCGATGTTCCGAAACTTGACGGCATTGAGCAAGAGGCGAGGAACGCTGGTTCGGGCGTGTCCGACCTGCGTGTGAATTGCAATGGCGAGGTCAGGGTTGCTGAATTTCTTCGGGCAGTCGAGAAACATCGAGCACGCCTGCTGTGGGTTGCCACCCAGATGATGCGCGGCGAAGAGCAGGACGCTGAGGACGTTGTACAGGAAGCATTGATGCGAGCATTTAGAAATCTGGGGCGATTCCGGGCTGAATCGCAAATGGGAACCTGGCTGCAGGCTATCGTCAAGAATGCTGCACGCGAATACATGCGCAATTGGGGAGGAAAGCGGTTCATTTCGATGAACCCTGACGTTGACGACGATTCCTGCGTGTGCGAGTTGCCAGACCCGACGCCCGATCCAGAACAAGATTGCGTGCGGAGGGAACGTGAGCATATTGCACATGCTGCCGTCGGCGCGATCGGGCCGACAAACCGGGAGACGGTGCAACTATGCGTGTTTGAAGAATTGCCTTACATGGAAGTGGCGACGCTGCTGAACGTGTCCACAGGCACGATTAAAGCACGCATGTTCCGCAGCAGACTGGAGCTGAGGGATGTCATCACAGGTCTGATTGCGCGCCTATAAAGTTCGAAGGAGCTCACACTGTCGGATAATGAGGCCTCGGCGGAGGCGGTGGCCCGCATTCCAGCGGCTTAGATACGAATGCTCTCAGTGAGGGAATTCCGGGAGTAGATATGAGGAGGCCAGGTCTCAGAATCGAGACCTGACCTCCAATTTCGCGACCGGTGGGGCTATCCATTGGGCTACTTGTTCACCGCCGCGGCGGAGAAGTAGAGGTCGACGTTGCCCTTGTCTACCAGCGTCGTGCCGGTGTCGACGAAGACGGGGTAGGGCGAGAACCAGTCGGTGCGAAAGTCCTTGTTGAGCTGGGAAGGCTTGGCTTCAGTGACATCGTGCAGCAGCACGAGGCCGGAGTAGCCCATGGTGTAGGGTTTTTGCGCGATGGTGGAGTCGATGGTGCCATCGCGAACCGCGTTGAGGGTGCCGTCGTCGGTATCCCATGCGATGACGGTACGGTCGGTCGCCTTTGCGTTCTTGAGGGCGTCGGCCACGGGCTTGCCGGAGATAGCTTCGAGGCAGACGAAGGCATCGATTTTCTGGGCGCCGGTTTTGGCGAGAAGCTGCGCGGCCTGATCGGAGGCGGTTTTGGCATCGCCTTTCATGTCGATGATCTGGACCTTGATGCCGGGCTGGGTGTTAAGGACTTGCTTGAAGCCGGAGAGGCGATCCTCCAGGTTGGGCTGCCCGGGCATGGTGAAGAAGGCGACGTTGCCCTTGCCGTTGAGCTTGTCGATGAGGCGACTGCCACCGAGGCGTCCTGCCTGAATGTTGTTGGTTCCGATGAAGTAGAGACGGCGGGTGGCGGGGGCGTCGGAATCAACGGTGATAACGGGAATGCCGTTGCGGATGGCGGAGTCGATATCGCGCTCAAGAGTGGAGACATCGGCGACGGAGATCAGAATGCCGGCGGGCTTTTCGCGGATGGCGGTCCGCAGCGCGTCGAGTTCGGCTGAGGGGTCGTAGGTGTTCGGGCCGGCGACTTTGGCCTGCACGTTGTAAGCGGCTGCCGCCTTGTTGAAGCCGTTGGCGACGGTCTGCCAGTAGGGCAACTGCACGTTGGCTGCGATGAGGTAGTAAACCTCGGGGGGCTTTCCGGTGTTGCAGCTGGTGGTGAATGCCAGTACGAGTGACGCCAGGGCCAGGGCGATCTTTCTCATGGGTTCCCTCACTTTGACCAGAGTTAGGCAATCGGCACGTCAGGTGAGGCGCGCGGCCGGGGAGAGGGGCGCGAGGGGCGGAGCAGTCGACCGTGGGCACGGACGCTTGCAGTTCGTGGGCGGGGGCTACTTCTGGCCCGCGTGCCGGTACTAACCGACGTTGCGGATCAACCTGGGGACCGGTTGTCACCGCTGAAGCATTGTAACGCTAAATGGCTCAGGGAGAAGGGCGAAGGAATTACGAGCAGGCGTGGGGGTCCCGAAAGATCAGGGAGGGAGTGGAGGCGGTCTGTAGACAATCTACGGCCTTGGCGGTAGAGTGTCTACATCCTTATGACGAACGCTGAACCTTATCGGAATCGGATTGAGTTGCTGCAGGGGACGCTGGACATGCTGATTTTGCAATCGCTGCAGTGGGGGCCGATGCACGGCTACGGAATTGCGCAGGCGATCCGGGTGAAGTCGAGCGAAGTGCTGCAGGTGGAGACGGGGTCGCTGTATCCGGCGCTGCACCGGCTGGAGCGGCAGAAGTGGGTGAAGTCGGAGTGGAAGCTGACGGAGAGCCGGCAGCGGGCGAAGTTCTACCAGATCACAAGCAAAGGCAAGGAGCAGCTGACGGCTGACCACGACCGCTGGCAGACGATGGTGCGCGCGATTGCCGCGGTGATGGAAGAGCAGCGGAGTTAGCGGGAGTAGGACGGAGACGGGGCGCTATGAGGCTTTGGGGTTGGGAGCGGCGGAAGGATGATCTGAGCGAGGAGCTTGAGGCGCATCTGCGGATGGCAGTGGAGGATCGCGTGGGGCGTGGAGCGAGTCCGGAGGAGGCGCGGGCCGAGGCGATGCGAGAGATGGGGAACGCTCCACTGGTGGCCGATGTGACGCGGGAGCAATGGGGCTGGGGGTGGCTGGAACGCATGGGGCAGGACGTGCGCTACGCAATGCGGCAGTTGCGGAAGAGTCCCGGGTACACGGTGACGGCGCTGCTGACGCTGACGCTGGCGGTGGGGGCGAATACGGCGATCTTCGGGCTGTTTTATGCGCTGCT from the Occallatibacter riparius genome contains:
- a CDS encoding glycoside hydrolase family 18 protein, which encodes MLLRRVLFSFLSIVAVSGAAFAASRKAAPLLVMYVFPQNAALTAGQVDAHSMTRINYAFANIEGGRVVTGFSHDAENFAFLTALRKENPELKVLVSVGGWLWSCNFSDAALTKESRARFIDSAAEFIAQNQLDGLDIDWEYPARRGAGYSKDCHQNPGGSDFRPEDTQNFTALLGELRARFDVESKKNGRRLLLTLAAGASPAWLEHTEMNKVARAVDTVNLMAYDYYEPGSEPTTGHHAALYTNPNDPKKESGDASVRAFEKAGVPADKLVLGVPFYGHAWGDVPATANGLYQPGKPAPNVYAQFGAIQSSMIGHGYTRFWDPVAKVPYLYNAETRTFVSYEDPESLKGKCAYVHEKKLAGMMVWDLESDDAEGTLLKALNACLRDGQK
- a CDS encoding family 20 glycosylhydrolase; this translates as MTVGSRTRRQFLQAAAALAAATSRTKMWAQPTRSSETKEKIRGLMVDAARVPENLAYYRRVLDFCSDWELNTLQFRLTDDQGTALRFASVPSLITHPHAFSPDELHALATYGRTRGVDLQPEIEAFGHTGYITRSPAYKHLLDDDPHGSAEFTGIIPVHPETPQLFEKLFREVASIFPSQYLHGGCDEVNWGGSALSRKALQTRTRADIWADWLNQLNKLAQSHGKTFIVWGDYVLGKQPDILPRLDKRIVIMDWNYWDTDPAPFRKSLDRVRANGSRGIGAPGLISYRWGPRPGTSQLGNIDAFADVYLASGNPASLGAVLTNWVPSRYIQNSLWDGFAYAAVAFNHGSATARASAFQRFVERHYGAQGNEHWSEAFKLLYDAAPLYGNSDSMPLKSRLPVPFSSEAELATALKTRIQPVNPFPHIRELLAQVQPAVKKNEADFAALQLSVRYLDALFDRESIIQKTAATSRLDHNSAQQLICSIADRDRALLDDLNKDWDTGRPSDSPAKLAPLYGMAPKDQLVFQWSRAAAFSAELAATPDRLLAILRSAGLPVKD
- a CDS encoding RNA polymerase sigma factor, yielding MIAGDVPKLDGIEQEARNAGSGVSDLRVNCNGEVRVAEFLRAVEKHRARLLWVATQMMRGEEQDAEDVVQEALMRAFRNLGRFRAESQMGTWLQAIVKNAAREYMRNWGGKRFISMNPDVDDDSCVCELPDPTPDPEQDCVRREREHIAHAAVGAIGPTNRETVQLCVFEELPYMEVATLLNVSTGTIKARMFRSRLELRDVITGLIARL
- a CDS encoding nuclear transport factor 2 family protein — encoded protein: MTKSDPPGRGSERARNQLRRLEQSLLDLAVRRDGDRLRQLLSDDFLEFGSSGRVWTRKSIIDMLATETNFFPPAIEEFECTFLSEKVALVTYRTVRTDAKTGERLSSLRSSVWTRQNGEWRMRFHQGTRTG
- a CDS encoding substrate-binding domain-containing protein gives rise to the protein MRKIALALASLVLAFTTSCNTGKPPEVYYLIAANVQLPYWQTVANGFNKAAAAYNVQAKVAGPNTYDPSAELDALRTAIREKPAGILISVADVSTLERDIDSAIRNGIPVITVDSDAPATRRLYFIGTNNIQAGRLGGSRLIDKLNGKGNVAFFTMPGQPNLEDRLSGFKQVLNTQPGIKVQIIDMKGDAKTASDQAAQLLAKTGAQKIDAFVCLEAISGKPVADALKNAKATDRTVIAWDTDDGTLNAVRDGTIDSTIAQKPYTMGYSGLVLLHDVTEAKPSQLNKDFRTDWFSPYPVFVDTGTTLVDKGNVDLYFSAAAVNK
- a CDS encoding S9 family peptidase codes for the protein MSRRALFPAALLVTVLAGSASAQNGIPLTVEKIYAHGPLAGTPPEGLTWSPDGKHLTYLDGGELIDLDPGSGKPHVLVSRSKLAALSGSQASEQDKDHRDRYKMASYIWAPDAKHLLFDSNGRLWLYDLGNGIGVQVGYTDAASGDDPKFSPNGETISFVRNHGLSIVRPRDYGNAGAYPIANAPNPTTMNGEVDWVYQEELDVRSNYFWSPDSKNVAFLQMNETEVPLYPITDWIPMHATVDMQHYPQPGDPNPEVRIGVVGTSGGRINWIHMPIKGGQDYVPRFGWVDRHTLWMETVLRDHQHRYIDFVDLGNGQARQVIEITDDKFLDENYDVNVADGVIVLSNWKDGHNHLYLYHYDAHNPMAGGAPEVKQLTSGNWDVTAVSLVDAAKKVVYYTSNESGAMEQQLWQVGFDGQRKQLTTGAGYHEPNFSPNGAAFVDHYSSMMTPPQLSLCQTGGQCHVFWSNRALEPYRLREPETVEVKAKDGSTLYGDILLPAGQMLPAGQTAAASVPLIVNPYGGPGIQNVTNKWSDSLLFDELLAQHGFAVLHVDNRGSANRGRDFAQAAYHNFGPVQLEDQLAAVDAVLAKYPQLDKNRLGWWGWSWGGSFTLYAMTHSDRFKAGVAVAPVTDWHNYDSIYTERYMSQPSEFPAGYKDFSVVNSAANLKGKLLLVHGTGDDNVHMENTVQFIQKLIEAGEPYDLQLYPRKTHSIAGPDVRTHLFNRILGHFEQYLK
- a CDS encoding PadR family transcriptional regulator, which codes for MTNAEPYRNRIELLQGTLDMLILQSLQWGPMHGYGIAQAIRVKSSEVLQVETGSLYPALHRLERQKWVKSEWKLTESRQRAKFYQITSKGKEQLTADHDRWQTMVRAIAAVMEEQRS
- a CDS encoding DUF1572 domain-containing protein, whose protein sequence is MQNGMVTTFVRATREMLLEQSWPRLRTCVESLTDEQIWWRPNSSSNSIGNLVLHLNGNVTQWIIGSFAHADDRRDRPAEFSRTEGIGREELVKTLATTMERVAAVLNDLTEDDLLKRYDIQGYNTTGLEAIYHVTEHFALHYGQIAYITKMLSDRDLGFYRELNKTGRIEHSGPARP